In one Mucilaginibacter sp. PAMB04168 genomic region, the following are encoded:
- the yidD gene encoding membrane protein insertion efficiency factor YidD: MKHLLMLFIRFYWLAIPKDQRRKCLFRTSCSRHVYSVTQERGLWQGLTAFRYRFLNCRGGYQIIDCAINGKAMILPGGDVIGAGDIAERFLISWPDRKSLPDSDEVPAMH, from the coding sequence ATGAAACATCTATTGATGCTTTTTATCCGGTTTTACTGGCTGGCCATTCCTAAAGATCAAAGAAGAAAATGCCTTTTTAGGACGAGTTGTTCCCGGCATGTATACAGCGTTACCCAGGAACGAGGGTTATGGCAAGGTCTCACCGCCTTCAGATACCGCTTTTTAAATTGCCGTGGTGGCTATCAGATCATCGATTGCGCAATCAATGGTAAAGCTATGATCTTACCGGGCGGAGACGTCATCGGTGCAGGAGATATAGCGGAGCGCTTTTTAATTAGTTGGCCGGATAGGAAGTCTTTGCCTGATAGTGATGAAGTTCCGGCGATGCACTAG
- a CDS encoding response regulator translates to MFTNVLIAEDHESASISVRKSLEDLGVKHFKYVYYCDEALAMIQKANHEKNDYDLLITDLFFEEDTHPQKLSGGAALIAAARKIQPGLKTLVFSAEHRAAMIEPLFEELGIDGFVRKARHDAQELKMAIERIFQGRRHFPVHLRQMIQQKNAHDFNDFDTAIITLLAQGILQKDIPPYLKKMQISPSGLSSIEKRLNLIKDRFNFTKNEQLVAFCKDAGLI, encoded by the coding sequence ATGTTTACAAACGTTTTAATCGCGGAGGACCACGAAAGTGCCAGCATCTCCGTTCGCAAAAGCCTGGAAGATCTGGGCGTTAAACATTTTAAGTATGTGTACTACTGTGACGAGGCCTTAGCCATGATCCAGAAAGCAAATCATGAAAAGAATGACTATGACCTTCTGATTACTGATCTCTTTTTTGAAGAAGACACTCATCCCCAAAAATTATCGGGAGGTGCAGCACTGATAGCAGCAGCCCGTAAAATTCAACCGGGTCTAAAAACTTTGGTTTTCTCTGCCGAACACCGTGCAGCAATGATAGAACCACTCTTCGAGGAGTTGGGGATTGATGGTTTCGTGCGTAAAGCAAGACATGATGCTCAGGAACTTAAAATGGCTATAGAGCGCATCTTCCAGGGACGTCGGCATTTCCCTGTTCACCTAAGGCAAATGATACAGCAAAAGAATGCGCATGACTTTAACGATTTCGATACGGCTATCATCACCTTGCTTGCACAAGGTATACTGCAAAAGGATATTCCACCATATCTAAAGAAAATGCAAATCAGTCCATCTGGCCTGAGCAGTATCGAAAAAAGACTTAATCTGATCAAAGACCGCTTCAACTTCACCAAAAACGAGCAACTTGTTGCCTTCTGCAAAGATGCCGGCCTTATATGA
- a CDS encoding ATP-binding protein, whose product MTKVSMALTLAMVVLAACRKKPQQKKADNWVDYRHAYDLLSTNKDSAFFYFNKVTTGQSKDSQQVSMAFTNMSLIQSEAGDYFGSQESLIQSLRYSKSDDHKTMAEIYNELGTAAFNLKDWNGVIEYAGKALTLTSDSNLRTTLLNNTAVAYQRKKEYSKALKLYNQAIHLAKNKGGSYARILTNMAKTKWMENPKYFAAPELVKALKIRRKENDLWGLSSSYSHLAEYYRYSHPDSAFFYANEMYRLSRQLHNPDDQLEALQHLIRSAPAPSTKQYFLRYEQLSDSLQTVRNAAKNQFALIRYEAEKRKADNLKLQKDNTEKQYEIFKQSIRFYFTLFVIIVGCILAIIWYRKRKLRLHLEAQATIRDNQLKTSKKVHDVVANGLYRMMTEIENQDKLEKEQLLDQIELMYERSRDISYEYPQEASLLFNQQLTQMISAFATGELKVVLVGNNPELWANVSDGNKFEIEHILQEVMINMRKHSQANLVTLKFAAGADQIKIIYQDNGIGLPQGYQFKNGLISTGNRIKTIGGTINFDSGAGKGLQIQISFPFA is encoded by the coding sequence TTGACAAAAGTATCGATGGCTTTGACCTTAGCTATGGTCGTTTTGGCTGCATGCAGGAAAAAGCCCCAGCAGAAAAAGGCAGACAATTGGGTGGACTACCGCCATGCTTATGATTTGTTAAGTACAAATAAAGATTCGGCTTTCTTTTACTTCAATAAGGTAACGACAGGTCAATCAAAGGATAGCCAACAAGTATCCATGGCCTTTACTAATATGTCACTCATCCAATCAGAAGCAGGAGACTACTTTGGGAGCCAAGAAAGCTTGATTCAGTCACTAAGGTATTCAAAAAGCGATGACCATAAAACCATGGCTGAAATCTACAACGAATTAGGGACCGCAGCCTTCAATTTGAAAGACTGGAATGGTGTCATAGAATATGCGGGAAAGGCTTTAACATTAACATCTGACAGCAACTTGCGGACAACGCTTCTCAATAACACCGCCGTTGCTTACCAAAGGAAGAAAGAATATTCAAAAGCACTTAAACTATACAACCAGGCAATCCACTTAGCTAAAAATAAAGGAGGCTCTTATGCCCGGATCCTAACGAATATGGCGAAGACTAAGTGGATGGAAAATCCTAAGTACTTTGCTGCACCCGAATTGGTAAAAGCGTTAAAAATTCGCCGGAAAGAAAACGACCTTTGGGGGTTGAGCTCAAGCTATTCACATTTGGCAGAATATTACCGTTATTCCCACCCTGATTCCGCTTTCTTTTATGCTAATGAGATGTATAGACTTTCCAGACAATTGCACAATCCGGATGACCAATTAGAGGCATTGCAGCACTTAATCAGATCTGCGCCAGCACCATCCACAAAACAATATTTCCTTCGCTATGAGCAGCTCAGCGACAGTTTGCAAACTGTCCGCAACGCGGCTAAAAACCAATTCGCACTCATTCGTTATGAAGCAGAAAAGCGTAAAGCGGATAATCTTAAACTTCAAAAAGATAATACAGAAAAGCAGTACGAGATTTTCAAGCAAAGCATCCGGTTTTATTTCACACTTTTTGTCATAATAGTCGGCTGTATACTGGCAATTATATGGTACAGGAAACGAAAGCTGCGATTACACTTGGAGGCACAAGCGACAATTCGTGACAACCAGCTCAAGACTTCTAAAAAAGTCCATGATGTTGTTGCAAACGGGCTCTACCGGATGATGACAGAGATAGAGAATCAGGATAAATTAGAAAAAGAACAACTCCTGGATCAAATTGAGCTCATGTACGAACGATCCCGGGACATTTCTTATGAATACCCTCAGGAAGCCTCTCTACTATTCAATCAGCAATTGACTCAAATGATTTCGGCATTCGCTACTGGGGAACTCAAAGTAGTACTCGTTGGAAACAATCCTGAATTATGGGCAAATGTTAGTGATGGAAACAAATTTGAGATCGAGCATATACTGCAGGAGGTAATGATCAACATGAGAAAGCATAGCCAGGCAAATTTGGTAACATTAAAATTTGCCGCAGGAGCTGATCAGATCAAAATTATTTATCAGGATAATGGCATTGGTCTTCCACAGGGCTACCAATTTAAAAACGGGCTCATCAGTACGGGAAACCGTATAAAAACCATTGGCGGCACAATTAATTTTGACAGCGGAGCGGGTAAGGGACTTCAGATTCAGATCTCGTTTCCTTTTGCATAA
- a CDS encoding helix-turn-helix transcriptional regulator — protein MRSKRHVVFPKYQRILSIFGENLKLARKRRKLTAVQVAERAGIDRGTLIEIEKGSPSVSFGAYFNVLRTLNLQDDILKLAADDEFGRKLQDLDLLG, from the coding sequence ATGAGATCTAAACGGCATGTGGTTTTTCCTAAATATCAGCGAATACTGTCAATTTTTGGTGAAAATTTGAAGCTGGCCCGTAAGCGCCGCAAACTGACGGCAGTGCAGGTGGCTGAACGTGCCGGCATTGACCGCGGGACATTGATAGAAATTGAAAAAGGCAGCCCAAGTGTCTCATTCGGTGCTTACTTTAATGTATTACGGACACTTAACCTTCAAGATGATATATTAAAATTAGCAGCTGACGATGAATTTGGAAGGAAGCTGCAGGATTTGGATTTACTTGGTTAA